The proteins below come from a single Microbacterium sp. SLBN-154 genomic window:
- a CDS encoding ABC transporter substrate-binding protein → MLDRRLMAASGVAVIALAVSGCAGTAESTDAGEEVTSLTLWHGACVTPEVEGLYEAFEAESGITLELVDIRCDGFENATTTRWATGDRPDILTYHAIPSLVYPLNPAENFQDLSDMDFVSKAFATVTIDDTVYGAITQFPEVYGFYYNKAVLADNGLEPPRSMADLVEMCSSLQGTGIDPIIESGASGWPTQLIPLLSMAEANQDGAYAEAVLSKEETLDDPDGPLVAGLTLYSDLKADGCFNADATTTSFEDSLAAVIDGEAAVTVLHSNFYDSLVTYIGGDRDLLDETVGFVGLSLSEQMATANYGPFGTFYAPKTGDAAKEAAAREFIEFATGAGYQDMVDSGPLFPVYEGATTPDGFSELQLSFQEAAETASPGVNAGIPGFVVLKDVTTKILADQSNPIDGAKELALSVQQAAGAAGIDGW, encoded by the coding sequence ATGCTTGATCGTCGCCTCATGGCCGCGTCCGGCGTCGCGGTGATCGCGCTCGCCGTGAGCGGATGCGCTGGTACCGCAGAATCGACCGATGCCGGGGAGGAGGTGACATCACTCACCCTCTGGCACGGGGCATGCGTGACCCCCGAGGTCGAGGGACTCTACGAGGCCTTCGAGGCGGAGTCGGGCATCACCCTCGAGCTGGTCGACATCCGGTGCGACGGCTTCGAGAACGCCACGACCACGCGGTGGGCCACGGGCGACCGCCCCGACATCCTCACCTACCACGCGATTCCCTCGCTGGTGTATCCCCTCAACCCCGCGGAGAACTTCCAGGACCTGTCCGACATGGACTTCGTGTCGAAGGCCTTCGCCACCGTGACCATCGACGACACCGTCTACGGCGCGATCACGCAGTTCCCCGAGGTCTACGGCTTCTACTACAACAAGGCCGTTCTCGCCGACAACGGCCTGGAGCCTCCGAGGTCGATGGCCGACCTCGTGGAGATGTGCAGCTCACTGCAGGGCACGGGGATCGACCCGATCATCGAGTCGGGCGCGAGCGGGTGGCCCACCCAGCTCATCCCGCTGCTGTCGATGGCGGAAGCCAACCAGGACGGTGCCTACGCCGAGGCGGTGCTGAGCAAGGAGGAGACCCTCGACGACCCGGACGGGCCGCTCGTCGCCGGGCTGACGCTCTACTCCGACCTCAAGGCGGACGGCTGCTTCAACGCCGACGCGACCACCACCAGCTTCGAGGACTCCCTGGCCGCGGTCATCGACGGCGAGGCCGCGGTGACGGTTCTGCACTCGAACTTCTACGACAGCCTGGTCACCTACATCGGCGGCGACCGCGACCTGCTCGATGAGACCGTCGGCTTCGTCGGGTTGTCCCTGTCGGAGCAGATGGCGACGGCCAACTACGGCCCCTTCGGCACCTTCTACGCACCCAAGACGGGGGATGCCGCGAAAGAGGCGGCTGCGCGAGAGTTCATCGAGTTCGCCACGGGCGCCGGGTACCAGGACATGGTCGACTCCGGTCCGCTCTTCCCCGTCTACGAGGGCGCGACGACCCCCGACGGATTCTCGGAGCTGCAGCTGTCCTTCCAAGAGGCGGCGGAAACCGCCTCTCCCGGCGTCAACGCGGGAATCCCCGGATTCGTGGTGCTCAAGGACGTCACCACGAAGATCCTCGCCGACCAGTCCAACCCCATCGACGGAGCCAAGGAACTGGCGCTGTCGGTGCAGCAGGCCGCCGGCGCCGCCGGAATCGACGGATGGTGA
- the arfA gene encoding arabinosylfuranosidase ArfA — protein MQRAEVAGDLSGRDERLRVRVALDSERVVGDIDRRLFGGFVEHMGRGVYGGIYAPGHPSADERGFRRDVIELVRELGVTTVRYPGGNFVSGFHWEDSVGPRELRPTRLNLAWHSSETNEVGVHEFAEWLAEVDAELMLAVNLGTRGTREAIEFLEYVNISAPTRLSQWRSENGRTEPFGVKMWCLGNEMDGPWQLGQRTPEDYGILAAQTAKAMRQVDPDLELVACGSSHAAMPTFGEWEKVVLTHTYDDVDYLSCHAYYEPEPGDRASFLGSAVNMDRFIDAVVATADHVKAVRGSTKTIAVSFDEWNVWYSSRLPEQLPRAADDWPLAPPLSEEDYTVTDGVVVGDLLMSLLRHADRVRSASLAQIVNVIAPIAAPDDGPAWRKATFHPFALTARHARGRSLDVVIDTPGHHTRVHGDTPYVSVAATHDPGRGGAVFLVNRHESAAAEVTVELSGALAVLGVAEAVTLHDPDLDAHNSAAFPDRVGPRPNRSLRQQPGALTVSLPPVSWTMVRLVDVEADAEAEVEANEG, from the coding sequence ATGCAGCGCGCAGAGGTGGCGGGCGACCTGAGCGGCCGGGATGAGCGGTTGCGCGTGCGGGTCGCGCTCGACTCCGAACGGGTCGTCGGCGACATCGATCGGCGTCTGTTCGGCGGCTTCGTCGAGCACATGGGCCGCGGGGTGTACGGCGGCATCTATGCGCCCGGGCACCCCAGCGCGGACGAGCGCGGGTTCCGGCGCGATGTCATCGAGCTCGTCCGCGAACTGGGTGTGACCACCGTCCGCTATCCGGGCGGCAACTTCGTCTCGGGCTTCCACTGGGAAGACAGCGTCGGCCCAAGGGAGCTTCGGCCGACGCGTCTGAACCTCGCCTGGCACAGCAGTGAGACCAATGAGGTCGGCGTCCACGAGTTCGCAGAATGGCTCGCCGAGGTTGATGCGGAACTCATGCTCGCGGTCAATCTGGGAACGCGCGGCACACGGGAGGCGATCGAGTTCCTGGAGTACGTCAACATCTCCGCGCCGACGCGCTTGTCGCAGTGGCGCTCTGAGAACGGGCGCACAGAGCCGTTCGGCGTGAAGATGTGGTGTCTGGGAAACGAGATGGACGGTCCCTGGCAACTGGGTCAGCGCACCCCGGAGGACTACGGCATCCTCGCCGCGCAGACTGCGAAGGCCATGCGGCAGGTCGATCCGGATCTCGAGCTGGTGGCCTGCGGGTCTTCGCATGCCGCGATGCCCACCTTCGGGGAGTGGGAGAAGGTGGTCCTCACCCACACGTACGACGACGTGGACTACCTCTCGTGTCACGCCTATTACGAACCGGAGCCCGGCGATCGCGCCTCGTTCCTCGGTTCGGCGGTGAACATGGACCGCTTCATCGACGCCGTCGTCGCGACGGCGGATCACGTCAAAGCCGTGCGGGGGAGCACCAAGACCATCGCGGTCTCCTTCGATGAATGGAACGTGTGGTACTCGTCCCGCCTGCCGGAGCAGCTGCCCCGGGCCGCGGACGATTGGCCCCTGGCGCCCCCGCTCAGCGAGGAGGACTACACCGTGACCGACGGGGTGGTCGTCGGAGACCTGCTCATGTCGCTGCTCCGGCATGCCGACCGGGTGCGAAGCGCCTCGCTGGCCCAGATCGTGAACGTCATCGCACCGATCGCCGCTCCGGACGACGGGCCGGCGTGGCGGAAGGCCACCTTCCATCCGTTCGCGCTGACCGCGCGCCATGCCCGAGGGCGGAGCCTCGATGTGGTGATCGATACCCCCGGTCACCACACCCGTGTTCACGGCGACACGCCCTACGTCTCCGTCGCCGCAACGCATGACCCCGGCCGTGGGGGCGCGGTCTTCCTCGTGAATCGTCATGAGTCGGCCGCGGCAGAGGTCACCGTCGAGTTGAGCGGCGCGCTGGCCGTGCTCGGCGTGGCCGAAGCGGTGACGCTCCACGACCCGGATCTCGATGCGCACAACTCCGCCGCTTTCCCCGACCGGGTCGGTCCGCGACCGAACCGCTCCCTCCGGCAGCAGCCGGGTGCGCTGACGGTGAGCCTCCCGCCGGTGTCGTGGACGATGGTGCGGCTCGTCGATGTCGAGGCGGACGCCGAGGCCGAGGTCGAGGCGAACGAGGGATGA
- a CDS encoding sulfatase family protein, whose protein sequence is MRHTNVVVIITDQQRADLTRREGYPLDVTPFVDTLAQRGAWFSGAYTTAPVCAPARTSVLTGRFPSAHRVTQNAARDSALRTADIFSVARTAGYATALVGKNHTYLEARDVDEYIEFSHNGQITGPRSAEEEAFDEWLTHLRHRTSTSPSPGGVEVQNPHRLVSHALGWLDALEPDAPFLLYLAFPEPHNPYQAPEGYFDLFPPEDIPDPRVGAEFLDGAPFEYRHLRRIGESGEPDYSEKIPRARANYLGMLRLIDDQIARFTAGLAERGVLDDTLVLVTSDHGDYFGEYGLMRKGAGISDFLMRVPLVVSGPDVAARGRIDAQLVSLADILPTVCDYLGVDVPLGVQGRTLRGVWTASERSARFDDVYGEQGIGGARFTPRGLDGRPLPGLPFGGEPDGAPTFDELNAVTQAGRMRMLRSGPWKLIVEHADAATPVIRLHHLPTDPAEIRDVSAAPEHRDILADLMRRLVLRQIEVEDVLPIPGDGYERAATAPGGGQRT, encoded by the coding sequence ATGAGGCACACGAACGTCGTCGTCATCATCACCGATCAACAGCGCGCCGACCTCACGCGGCGGGAGGGGTACCCCCTGGATGTGACGCCCTTCGTCGACACGCTGGCGCAGCGCGGCGCGTGGTTCTCGGGTGCGTACACGACAGCACCGGTGTGCGCCCCGGCGCGCACGAGCGTGCTCACCGGGCGGTTCCCGAGCGCCCACCGAGTGACGCAGAATGCGGCCCGCGACAGTGCTCTTCGCACGGCGGACATCTTCTCGGTCGCCCGCACCGCGGGCTACGCCACGGCTCTGGTGGGGAAGAACCACACCTACCTCGAGGCCCGAGACGTCGACGAGTACATCGAGTTCAGCCACAACGGGCAGATCACCGGTCCGCGCAGCGCGGAGGAGGAGGCCTTCGACGAGTGGCTGACGCACCTGCGTCATCGCACGTCGACCTCGCCGTCGCCGGGCGGCGTCGAGGTGCAGAATCCGCACCGTCTGGTCAGTCACGCGCTGGGGTGGCTCGACGCGCTCGAACCGGACGCTCCCTTCCTGCTCTACCTCGCCTTCCCCGAACCGCACAATCCCTACCAGGCGCCGGAGGGCTACTTCGACCTCTTCCCGCCGGAGGACATCCCCGACCCGCGCGTGGGCGCGGAGTTCCTCGACGGCGCCCCCTTCGAATACCGGCATCTGCGCCGGATCGGTGAGAGCGGGGAGCCCGACTACAGCGAGAAGATCCCGCGTGCGCGCGCGAACTACCTCGGCATGCTCCGCCTCATCGACGATCAGATCGCACGGTTCACCGCCGGGCTCGCCGAACGCGGCGTTCTCGACGACACGCTCGTTCTCGTGACCTCCGATCACGGCGACTACTTCGGGGAGTACGGCCTGATGCGCAAGGGTGCCGGGATATCCGACTTCCTCATGCGCGTGCCCCTGGTCGTCTCAGGTCCCGACGTTGCGGCGCGGGGTCGCATCGACGCGCAGCTGGTGAGTCTCGCCGACATCCTCCCGACGGTGTGCGACTACCTCGGCGTCGACGTGCCCCTCGGGGTGCAGGGCCGGACTCTGCGGGGAGTGTGGACGGCGTCGGAACGGAGCGCTCGATTCGACGACGTCTACGGCGAGCAGGGAATCGGTGGCGCGCGGTTCACGCCTCGAGGGCTCGACGGGCGCCCCCTTCCCGGCCTTCCCTTCGGGGGTGAACCCGACGGCGCACCGACCTTCGATGAGCTGAACGCGGTCACCCAGGCGGGGCGCATGAGGATGCTGCGCTCAGGGCCGTGGAAGCTCATCGTCGAACACGCCGATGCGGCGACGCCCGTCATCCGTCTTCATCACCTGCCGACCGATCCCGCGGAGATCCGCGATGTCTCTGCGGCACCCGAGCACCGGGACATACTCGCCGACCTGATGCGGCGCCTCGTCCTCCGCCAGATCGAGGTCGAGGACGTGCTCCCGATCCCGGGCGATGGGTACGAACGGGCCGCGACAGCGCCCGGTGGGGGTCAGCGCACCTGA
- a CDS encoding heavy metal translocating P-type ATPase, with amino-acid sequence MTTVQPGPTDRVELEIGGMTCASCANRIERKLNKLDGVTASVNYATEKAHVEVPAGTDPATLIAEVEKTGYTAALPAPPEPDPSAASAEGRDDPELRSLRQRVIGSVILGVPVILLSMIPALQFTYWQWAALALAAPVVVWAAWPFHRAAGLNLRHGAATMDTLISVGVSAAFLWSLWALFFGTAGEPGMIHPFTLAIAPSDGSANIYLEVAAGVTMFVLAGRYFEKRAKRRAGAAMRALLDMGAKDVAVRRPGAGNAIAEVRVPIGDLRVGDEFIVRPGEKIATDGVIVEGRSAVDASMLTGESVPVEVTLGDTVVGATVNAGGRLVVRATRIGADTQLAQMARLVEEAQSGKAEVQRLADRISGVFVPVVIAIAVGVLGAWLGAGFGAEAAFTAAVAVLIIACPCALGLATPTALLVGTGRGAQLGILIKGPEVLEQTRRVDTIVLDKTGTVTSGRMTLTGVVAAAGVSEDELLRLAGAVEDASEHPIARAIGVAARERGGELPAVETFQNLEGRGVQGMVDGHLVFVGRDSLLAEWAVELPADLAEAKRLAEGEGATAVIVGWDGAARGILTVSDQVKPTSAEAVATFRRLGLTPVLLTGDNDVVARRVAAEVGIDEVIAGVLPAEKVEVVGRLQGEGRVVAMVGDGVNDAAALAQADLGLAMGTGTDVAIEASDLTLVSGDLRAAADAIRLSRRTLGVIKGNLFWAFAYNVAAIPLAALGLLNPMLAGAAMAFSSVFVVSNSLRLRGFRSAFRGSAEYAAVSRSSV; translated from the coding sequence GTGACCACCGTGCAGCCAGGCCCGACCGACCGCGTCGAGCTCGAGATCGGCGGTATGACGTGCGCGTCGTGCGCCAACCGCATCGAGCGCAAGCTCAACAAGCTCGATGGAGTGACCGCGAGCGTGAACTACGCCACCGAGAAGGCGCACGTCGAGGTGCCCGCGGGCACCGATCCCGCCACCCTCATCGCCGAGGTCGAGAAGACCGGCTACACCGCCGCGCTTCCCGCTCCGCCCGAGCCCGACCCGTCGGCCGCGTCGGCCGAGGGGCGTGACGACCCCGAGCTCCGGTCGCTGCGACAGCGGGTGATCGGCAGCGTCATCCTCGGGGTTCCCGTCATCCTGCTCTCGATGATCCCTGCGCTGCAGTTCACGTACTGGCAGTGGGCGGCGCTCGCGCTCGCCGCGCCGGTCGTCGTCTGGGCGGCGTGGCCGTTCCACAGGGCGGCGGGGCTGAACCTCCGCCACGGCGCGGCGACCATGGACACGCTCATCTCGGTCGGCGTCTCTGCAGCGTTCCTCTGGTCGCTGTGGGCCCTGTTCTTCGGCACCGCCGGCGAGCCCGGCATGATCCACCCGTTCACGCTCGCGATCGCGCCGAGCGACGGGTCGGCCAACATCTACCTCGAGGTCGCCGCGGGCGTGACGATGTTCGTGCTCGCCGGCCGCTACTTCGAAAAGCGCGCCAAGCGCCGGGCGGGTGCGGCGATGCGGGCCCTGCTCGACATGGGCGCGAAGGATGTCGCGGTGCGCCGCCCCGGTGCGGGGAACGCGATCGCTGAGGTGCGGGTACCGATCGGCGACCTCCGCGTCGGTGACGAGTTCATCGTGCGCCCGGGGGAGAAGATCGCCACCGACGGCGTGATCGTCGAGGGGCGAAGCGCCGTGGACGCCTCGATGCTCACGGGCGAATCTGTGCCCGTCGAGGTGACACTGGGCGACACCGTCGTCGGCGCGACCGTCAACGCCGGCGGGCGGCTCGTCGTGCGCGCCACCCGCATCGGCGCCGACACGCAGCTCGCGCAGATGGCGCGCCTCGTCGAAGAGGCGCAGTCGGGCAAGGCCGAGGTGCAGCGCCTGGCCGACCGGATCTCGGGCGTCTTCGTGCCCGTCGTCATCGCGATCGCGGTCGGCGTGCTGGGCGCGTGGCTGGGCGCCGGTTTCGGCGCCGAGGCGGCGTTCACCGCGGCCGTCGCCGTGCTGATCATCGCCTGCCCCTGCGCTCTCGGGCTCGCCACGCCCACGGCGCTGCTCGTCGGAACCGGTCGTGGCGCGCAGCTGGGCATCCTGATCAAGGGTCCCGAGGTGCTCGAGCAGACCCGCCGCGTCGACACGATCGTGCTCGACAAGACCGGCACGGTGACGAGCGGGCGGATGACGCTGACCGGCGTCGTCGCGGCGGCCGGCGTCTCGGAGGACGAGCTGCTGCGCCTCGCGGGGGCTGTCGAGGATGCGTCGGAGCATCCGATCGCCCGTGCGATCGGAGTCGCAGCGCGCGAGCGCGGGGGAGAGCTTCCCGCGGTCGAGACCTTCCAGAACCTCGAGGGACGCGGCGTGCAGGGCATGGTCGACGGACACCTCGTCTTCGTCGGTCGCGATTCCCTGCTCGCCGAGTGGGCGGTGGAGCTGCCCGCCGACCTGGCTGAGGCCAAACGTCTGGCGGAGGGCGAGGGTGCGACCGCGGTGATCGTCGGGTGGGATGGTGCCGCCCGCGGCATCCTCACCGTCTCGGATCAGGTGAAGCCGACGAGCGCCGAGGCGGTCGCGACCTTCCGGCGACTCGGACTCACGCCGGTGCTGCTCACGGGTGACAACGACGTGGTCGCGCGGCGCGTGGCCGCCGAGGTCGGCATCGACGAGGTCATCGCCGGGGTGCTGCCCGCCGAGAAGGTCGAGGTCGTGGGGCGCCTGCAGGGCGAGGGACGGGTCGTCGCGATGGTGGGCGACGGCGTGAACGACGCCGCGGCTCTCGCGCAGGCCGACCTGGGCCTGGCGATGGGGACGGGGACGGATGTCGCGATCGAGGCCTCCGACCTGACGCTCGTCTCGGGTGATCTGCGGGCGGCGGCGGATGCGATCCGGCTGTCGCGTCGGACCCTCGGGGTCATCAAGGGCAACCTCTTCTGGGCGTTCGCGTACAACGTCGCGGCGATCCCGCTCGCGGCGCTCGGGCTGCTGAACCCGATGCTCGCCGGAGCGGCGATGGCGTTCTCGAGCGTGTTCGTGGTGAGCAACAGCCTGCGGCTGCGGGGATTCCGATCGGCTTTCCGTGGTTCGGCGGAATACGCCGCGGTGTCGCGGAGTTCTGTCTGA
- a CDS encoding LacI family DNA-binding transcriptional regulator gives MNATPAATASAKRPTIVDVARHAGVSVASASKVLRDAYGVSAEMKERVRAAMKELDYRPSAAARAMRGQTYTVGLVVADIDNQFVSLLVDGISDALRATSYDVLIGPAGNDAATQARMIDALIEHRMDGLLLFAPYASAAKLAEVAAQTPTVVISRHGLAPEYDTVAGDDLGGARAVIDHLVELGHSRIAFVGHDDGPGLDPLSPQQMRERGYREAMAAHGLVDEIDIVRTAWSEKGGHDAAREILDRADRPTAIFAGADVAAIALMSECADRGISIPDELSLVGYDNTRIAALRPVSLTSVDQGARDIGAVAATRLLERIAGRTQSTQSVHPTTLVVRRSTAAPQRVAQVR, from the coding sequence ATGAACGCCACCCCGGCCGCGACCGCCTCGGCCAAACGTCCCACCATCGTGGACGTCGCCCGCCACGCCGGGGTGTCTGTCGCCTCCGCGTCCAAGGTGCTCCGTGATGCGTACGGCGTGAGCGCCGAGATGAAAGAGCGCGTCCGCGCGGCGATGAAAGAGCTGGACTACCGACCCTCGGCCGCCGCCCGAGCCATGCGCGGGCAGACCTACACGGTCGGCCTCGTGGTCGCCGACATCGACAACCAGTTCGTCTCGCTCCTGGTCGACGGGATCTCCGATGCTCTCCGGGCGACGTCCTACGACGTCCTCATCGGTCCCGCGGGCAACGACGCCGCCACGCAGGCGCGGATGATCGACGCCCTCATCGAGCACCGGATGGACGGGCTGCTGCTGTTCGCCCCGTATGCGTCCGCCGCCAAGCTCGCCGAGGTGGCCGCCCAGACTCCCACCGTCGTCATCTCGCGCCACGGCCTGGCACCGGAGTACGACACCGTCGCCGGAGACGACCTCGGCGGCGCTCGCGCCGTCATCGACCACCTCGTCGAGCTGGGGCACTCGCGCATCGCGTTCGTCGGTCACGACGACGGTCCCGGGCTCGACCCGCTGTCACCGCAGCAGATGCGCGAGCGGGGCTATCGCGAAGCGATGGCAGCGCACGGTCTCGTCGACGAGATCGACATCGTGCGAACCGCGTGGAGCGAGAAGGGCGGCCACGACGCCGCTCGCGAGATCCTCGACCGAGCGGACCGGCCGACGGCCATCTTCGCAGGAGCAGACGTCGCCGCCATCGCGCTCATGAGCGAGTGCGCCGACCGCGGCATCTCGATCCCCGATGAACTGTCCCTGGTGGGGTACGACAACACCCGCATCGCGGCGCTGCGGCCGGTGTCGCTGACGAGCGTCGACCAGGGGGCGCGTGACATCGGTGCCGTCGCGGCGACCCGGCTCCTGGAGCGGATCGCCGGCCGCACCCAGAGCACGCAGTCCGTCCACCCCACGACGCTGGTAGTGCGGCGAAGCACCGCCGCGCCGCAGCGCGTCGCTCAGGTGCGCTGA
- a CDS encoding heavy-metal-associated domain-containing protein, which produces MSTTTEYAVTGMTCGHCEMSVREEVSEIAGLTVVDVSAQTGKLVVSAETPVDDAAVIAAVEEAGYQAARA; this is translated from the coding sequence ATGAGCACCACCACCGAGTACGCCGTCACCGGCATGACCTGCGGCCACTGCGAGATGTCGGTCCGCGAAGAGGTCAGCGAGATCGCGGGACTGACCGTCGTCGACGTGTCGGCCCAGACCGGAAAGCTCGTCGTCTCGGCTGAGACGCCCGTCGACGACGCCGCGGTCATCGCCGCCGTCGAGGAGGCCGGCTACCAGGCGGCCCGCGCCTGA
- a CDS encoding carbohydrate ABC transporter permease, translating to MSSRLARRTGIAGGIRYLLLALFAVPWVLVPLWLLVVNSFKTERAAADLTLGLPEEWRLLENYAAVFADGNYLTGLRNSLLVAIPTIAAVLILGAMAAWAYARSRSMTLQSLYYLSALSILLPPAVIPTIFVLTTLGIDGSLAGYALMMIGTKMGLFVFLATGFVKGIPMEIEESAAIDGASRVRTFFQILLPLLRPVMFVGAVLLIIAVWNDLFFAQLLLRGPDNATLPVALFSFASASMNIIRWNEVFAHVVLSSLPLVIVYIIAQRQVLAGLTEGGVKG from the coding sequence ATGAGCTCCCGTCTCGCGCGCCGGACCGGCATCGCCGGCGGCATCCGCTATCTCCTGCTGGCTCTGTTCGCCGTTCCCTGGGTACTGGTTCCGCTCTGGCTGCTGGTCGTGAACTCGTTCAAGACCGAGCGGGCCGCGGCCGACCTCACCCTCGGGCTCCCGGAGGAGTGGCGACTCCTGGAGAACTACGCCGCCGTCTTCGCCGACGGCAACTACCTCACGGGTCTGCGCAACAGCCTGCTGGTGGCGATCCCCACGATCGCTGCGGTGCTGATCCTCGGTGCCATGGCTGCATGGGCCTATGCGCGTTCGCGCTCCATGACGCTGCAGAGTCTCTACTACCTCAGCGCGCTGTCGATCCTTCTCCCGCCCGCCGTGATCCCCACGATCTTCGTGCTGACGACGCTGGGCATCGACGGGTCGCTGGCGGGCTATGCGCTCATGATGATCGGCACCAAGATGGGCCTCTTCGTCTTCCTCGCCACCGGGTTCGTCAAGGGCATTCCGATGGAGATCGAGGAGTCGGCGGCGATCGACGGTGCGTCGCGCGTGCGCACGTTCTTCCAGATCCTCCTGCCGCTGCTGCGGCCGGTGATGTTCGTCGGCGCGGTGCTGCTGATCATCGCCGTGTGGAACGACCTGTTCTTCGCCCAGCTGCTGTTGCGTGGTCCCGACAACGCGACACTGCCGGTGGCACTGTTCTCGTTCGCCTCCGCGTCGATGAACATCATCCGCTGGAACGAGGTCTTCGCCCACGTGGTCCTGTCGAGCCTGCCGCTCGTGATCGTCTACATCATCGCCCAGCGCCAGGTGCTCGCCGGGCTCACCGAAGGAGGGGTCAAAGGATGA
- a CDS encoding carbohydrate ABC transporter permease, with translation MVTQLQAPPVSSPAGSASALPAGPRPRRRVTRRTWPFIIPSIVLICVFFTVPFLLNLPFAFSSWTGYSSDIAFVGLSNFELLASRGILWTSTAVTVVYAVICMLVQNVVSLSLAFALRDTTWGNTFFRSLFFLPVLISPLAGGYIWRAILDPEGPLNAAIGVVVPGFSFAWLGDPVWALFSVAFVDAWKWCGIATLVYIAGINSVPRELLEAAEIDGAPPWTRFWKVTFPLLAPAFTFNVVTTLIGALTAYDVVASMTQGGPGDSTSTLNFAVVQQFGYSFFGVASSLNLFVTLLVVVVAIPLVSWLRRREISA, from the coding sequence ATGGTGACGCAGCTCCAGGCCCCTCCGGTGAGCAGCCCCGCGGGGAGTGCTTCGGCGCTCCCCGCGGGGCCTCGCCCCCGGCGGCGTGTCACCCGCCGGACGTGGCCGTTCATCATCCCCTCGATCGTCCTCATCTGCGTCTTCTTCACCGTTCCGTTCCTGCTGAACCTCCCGTTCGCCTTCTCGTCGTGGACCGGATACTCGTCGGACATCGCCTTCGTGGGACTGTCGAACTTCGAGCTCCTCGCCTCGCGCGGCATCCTGTGGACCAGCACCGCCGTCACGGTGGTGTACGCCGTCATCTGCATGCTCGTGCAGAACGTCGTGAGTCTGTCGCTGGCCTTCGCGCTGCGGGACACGACGTGGGGGAACACCTTCTTCCGCTCGCTCTTCTTCCTCCCGGTGCTCATCTCGCCGCTGGCCGGCGGCTACATCTGGCGGGCGATCCTCGATCCGGAGGGGCCGCTGAACGCGGCGATCGGTGTGGTCGTCCCCGGCTTCAGCTTCGCCTGGCTCGGCGACCCGGTCTGGGCGCTGTTCTCGGTCGCGTTCGTCGATGCCTGGAAGTGGTGCGGCATCGCCACCCTGGTGTACATCGCCGGCATCAACAGCGTGCCGCGCGAGCTTCTCGAGGCGGCGGAGATCGATGGGGCGCCGCCCTGGACGCGGTTCTGGAAGGTCACGTTCCCGCTTCTCGCGCCCGCGTTCACCTTCAACGTGGTCACGACCCTGATCGGTGCACTCACCGCCTACGACGTGGTCGCATCGATGACGCAGGGCGGACCCGGCGACAGCACCTCGACACTCAACTTCGCCGTCGTGCAGCAGTTCGGCTACTCGTTCTTCGGCGTGGCCAGTTCGCTGAATCTCTTCGTCACCCTCCTCGTGGTCGTCGTCGCGATCCCCCTCGTCTCGTGGCTGCGCAGACGGGAGATCTCCGCATGA
- a CDS encoding heavy-metal-associated domain-containing protein, producing the protein MNAPVRLGLYAGALALVFGASFGVAALVAPDASSSAASEKVEPADPNAETPHSSPATPSDAVAGHDDGGSAHGESGSADAADAADAAEAAGAVTGVGAVTGVTASDRGYTLSEVEAPKEVGEAGILSFEITGPGGDVVTAYDVAHEKELHLIVVRTDGAEFRHEHPTLGPDGRWTIPWTWDAAGGYRVYADVVPSELGEGLTLTRSLLVEGGVVASASPTGMTAAAGAYQVTMTGDLAAGDSSTLAFTVTRDGEPVELEPYLGAEGHLVALREGDLAYLHVHPEHVDGHEPGAVSFAAEVPSAGAYLLYLDVQIDGEVHTAAFRVEAS; encoded by the coding sequence ATGAACGCCCCGGTCCGTCTCGGCCTCTACGCGGGGGCGCTCGCGCTGGTGTTCGGCGCGTCCTTCGGCGTGGCGGCGCTCGTCGCGCCCGACGCGTCGTCGTCGGCGGCGTCGGAAAAGGTCGAGCCCGCCGACCCCAACGCCGAGACGCCGCATTCGTCACCAGCCACCCCGTCAGACGCGGTGGCTGGTCACGATGACGGTGGCTCGGCGCACGGAGAGTCGGGGAGCGCCGACGCCGCGGATGCCGCCGACGCCGCGGAGGCCGCGGGTGCCGTCACCGGCGTCGGCGCCGTCACCGGCGTCACCGCGAGCGACCGCGGGTACACCCTCTCGGAGGTCGAGGCTCCGAAAGAGGTCGGCGAAGCCGGCATCCTGTCGTTCGAGATCACCGGACCGGGCGGCGACGTCGTCACCGCGTACGACGTCGCGCACGAGAAGGAGCTGCACCTCATCGTGGTGCGCACCGACGGCGCCGAGTTCCGACACGAGCACCCGACGCTGGGCCCCGACGGCCGCTGGACGATCCCTTGGACCTGGGATGCCGCGGGCGGCTACCGCGTCTACGCCGACGTCGTGCCGAGCGAGCTCGGCGAAGGCCTCACCCTCACCCGGTCGCTGCTGGTGGAGGGCGGTGTCGTGGCCTCCGCCTCTCCGACAGGGATGACGGCGGCCGCCGGCGCGTACCAGGTGACCATGACCGGCGACCTCGCTGCCGGTGACTCATCGACCCTCGCCTTCACCGTGACGCGCGACGGCGAGCCTGTCGAGCTGGAGCCCTACCTCGGCGCCGAGGGTCACCTCGTGGCGCTCCGCGAGGGCGATCTCGCCTACCTGCACGTGCATCCCGAGCACGTCGACGGCCACGAGCCGGGCGCCGTGTCATTCGCCGCCGAGGTGCCGAGCGCCGGCGCGTACCTGCTGTACCTCGACGTCCAGATCGACGGAGAGGTGCACACCGCCGCCTTCCGAGTGGAGGCATCGTGA